In a genomic window of Streptomyces sp. NBC_01142:
- the idi gene encoding isopentenyl-diphosphate Delta-isomerase, with the protein MPTSPATAANSSSNGTPQAILLELVDEHGNTIGTAEKLSAHQAPGQLHRAFSVFLFDERGRLLLQRRALGKYHSPGVWSNTCCGHPYPGEAPFAAAARRTHEELGISPSLLAEAGTVRYNHPDPDSGLVEQEFNHLFVGMVQAPLRPDPEEVGETAFVTPEELADRHAEAPFSAWFMTVLDAARPAIKELTGPSGGW; encoded by the coding sequence ATGCCGACCTCACCAGCCACCGCGGCGAACAGCTCGTCGAACGGCACACCTCAAGCGATCCTGCTCGAACTGGTCGACGAGCACGGCAATACCATCGGCACGGCGGAGAAGCTCTCCGCCCACCAGGCGCCCGGGCAGCTGCACCGGGCGTTCTCCGTGTTCCTGTTCGACGAGCGGGGGCGGCTGCTGCTGCAGCGCCGCGCGCTGGGCAAGTACCACTCCCCCGGTGTCTGGTCGAACACCTGCTGCGGGCACCCCTACCCGGGCGAGGCGCCCTTCGCCGCCGCCGCCCGGCGTACGCACGAGGAGCTGGGGATCTCGCCTTCGCTGCTCGCCGAGGCGGGCACGGTCCGCTACAACCACCCGGACCCGGACTCGGGTCTGGTGGAGCAGGAGTTCAACCACCTCTTCGTGGGGATGGTGCAGGCTCCGCTGCGGCCGGACCCGGAGGAGGTCGGCGAGACGGCTTTCGTGACGCCCGAGGAGCTGGCCGACCGGCATGCCGAGGCACCGTTCTCCGCGTGGTTCATGACGGTGCTGGACGCGGCACGGCCCGCGATCAAGGAGCTCACGGGGCCGTCCGGCGGCTGGTGA